Proteins from one Oscillatoria salina IIICB1 genomic window:
- a CDS encoding DUF433 domain-containing protein, whose amino-acid sequence MTQQKISDYFNFLAPNDIRLKGSRIGIETILYEYLERGKSPEEIAQIYPSLSLEQVYATILYYLQNQQTISDYLKTWLEHGQKMREQQRLNPPPVSEKFKQLKRKLKAQIKNNDA is encoded by the coding sequence ATGACTCAACAAAAAATCTCAGATTATTTTAATTTTCTCGCACCTAACGATATTCGTTTAAAAGGTTCGCGGATTGGAATTGAAACTATTCTTTATGAATATTTGGAACGCGGAAAATCTCCTGAAGAAATCGCCCAAATTTATCCTTCATTAAGCTTGGAACAAGTTTATGCGACAATTCTTTATTACTTGCAAAATCAACAAACTATTAGCGATTACTTAAAAACTTGGCTAGAACACGGTCAAAAAATGAGAGAACAACAGCGACTTAATCCTCCACCTGTTTCCGAGAAGTTTAAACAATTAAAACGTAAATTAAAAGCGCAAATAAAAAATAATGACGCTTAA
- a CDS encoding tellurite resistance TerB family protein: MGLFDNFRQSGKMAQSQVTLGPAEAFLAIVLIVVAADGYLANDEITLLNTVLRRMQMYRSYSGDVMQRMFDKLSGILRREGSEVLFNAAIASLPHDLYDTTFAIATDLVLADGNVSKEEEALLGSLSRALSIPQATVDKIIEVMLIKNKG; this comes from the coding sequence ATGGGTTTATTTGATAACTTTCGTCAATCGGGAAAAATGGCGCAGAGTCAAGTTACACTTGGACCTGCGGAAGCTTTTTTAGCTATTGTTTTAATAGTTGTCGCGGCTGATGGTTATCTTGCAAATGACGAAATTACTTTACTCAATACTGTGTTACGAAGAATGCAAATGTATCGTAGTTATTCAGGAGACGTAATGCAACGAATGTTTGACAAACTTTCGGGAATATTACGTCGTGAAGGTAGCGAAGTTTTGTTTAACGCCGCGATCGCTTCTTTACCTCACGATTTGTATGATACCACTTTCGCGATCGCTACTGACCTGGTTTTAGCTGATGGTAATGTCTCCAAAGAAGAAGAAGCACTTTTGGGTAGCTTGAGTCGCGCATTGTCAATCCCACAAGCAACTGTCGATAAAATTATTGAGGTAATGTTAATTAAAAACAAAGGTTAA
- a CDS encoding DUF4878 domain-containing protein: MKRRKFVLTAIIAGTSVLVYGCFNTGPAGTVKQFYRSLEAGKVENAANMFSSTVVKTMGIDKLKTGLTQGVREIQEKGGIKSIKILNEDVVGEVAEVTYTIEFANGTTETETTKLVKENDEWKISPSK; this comes from the coding sequence ATGAAAAGAAGAAAATTTGTTTTAACCGCAATTATAGCAGGTACTTCTGTGCTTGTCTATGGCTGTTTCAACACTGGTCCCGCAGGAACCGTTAAGCAATTTTACCGTTCTTTAGAAGCCGGAAAAGTAGAAAACGCTGCAAATATGTTTTCCTCGACAGTTGTGAAAACAATGGGTATTGATAAACTCAAAACTGGTTTAACCCAAGGTGTAAGAGAAATTCAAGAAAAAGGAGGCATAAAATCGATTAAAATTCTCAACGAGGATGTAGTTGGAGAAGTAGCAGAAGTCACTTATACAATTGAATTTGCCAACGGAACTACCGAAACCGAAACCACAAAATTAGTCAAAGAAAACGATGAATGGAAAATTAGCCCAAGCAAGTAA
- a CDS encoding DUF5615 family PIN-like protein, protein MTLNYLIDENVNPLYANQIRNREPNILIKVVGEKDTPPKSTLDPEILCWCEENNFALVTNNRTSMPVHLADRITASRNIPGIFILNSNLSIDENLAELILVALASEDNEYQDCIIYLPLN, encoded by the coding sequence ATGACGCTTAATTATCTTATTGATGAAAATGTCAATCCTCTCTATGCTAATCAAATTAGAAACCGGGAACCTAATATATTAATTAAAGTGGTAGGAGAAAAGGACACACCCCCTAAAAGTACCCTTGACCCAGAAATACTCTGCTGGTGTGAAGAAAATAACTTTGCACTTGTCACAAATAATCGTACCTCTATGCCTGTTCATCTAGCCGATCGTATCACAGCTAGTCGTAATATTCCAGGGATTTTTATTCTCAATTCTAATCTAAGTATTGACGAAAATTTGGCAGAATTAATCTTAGTAGCCCTGGCTTCTGAAGATAATGAATATCAGGATTGCATTATTTATTTGCCCTTAAATTAG
- the aspS gene encoding aspartate--tRNA ligase: MRSYYCGEVRAKHIGETVTLCGWVDRRRDHGGVIFIDLRDRSGIVQIVSDPQRTPQSYQQAESLRNEYVVKITGRVSKRPEDSLNPKLPTGEVEIYAAQIELLNSVRKQLPFQVSTADNEPIKEELRLKYRYLDLRRERMAKNIQLRHAVVKEMRRFLEDIEGFIEVETPILTRSTPEGARDYLVPSRVNPGQWYALPQSPQLFKQLLMVSGIDRYYQIARCFRDEDLRADRQPEFTQLDMEMSFMSVEEILDLNEALVGHIFQAVKGIKLPRPFPRLTYAEAMSRYGTDKPDTRFDLELVDVSDILKDSGFKVFSNAVKNGGIIKVLPVPNGNESISNVRIKPGGDLFKEATSMGAGGIAYIRVKEAGKIDTIGAIKDNLSEEQKQELLTRTGAKPGHLLLFGAGDTAIVNKSLDRLRMVIGEQLGLIDESKINLLWVTEFPMFEWNEDEKRLEALHHPFTAPYPEDIDEIETARAQAYDLVYNGLEIGGGSLRIYQREIQEKVFEAINLTKEEAYGRFGFLLQAFEYGTPPHGGIAYGLDRLVMLLAGEESIREVMAFPKTQQARSLLTDAPSSVSDRQLKELYVASTYEPEED, translated from the coding sequence ATGCGAAGTTATTATTGCGGTGAAGTTAGAGCAAAACATATAGGCGAAACTGTTACTCTCTGTGGTTGGGTGGATCGTCGTCGCGATCATGGAGGTGTAATTTTTATCGATTTACGCGATCGCTCTGGTATCGTCCAAATTGTTAGCGATCCGCAGCGTACTCCTCAATCTTATCAGCAAGCGGAGTCTTTGCGTAATGAATATGTGGTTAAAATTACTGGTAGGGTTAGTAAACGTCCGGAAGATTCTCTTAACCCGAAACTTCCTACTGGTGAAGTAGAAATTTATGCCGCTCAAATTGAGTTACTAAATTCGGTTCGCAAGCAGCTACCTTTTCAAGTTTCAACTGCTGACAATGAACCAATAAAAGAAGAATTGCGACTTAAATATCGCTATCTTGATTTAAGACGAGAACGCATGGCGAAAAATATTCAATTGCGTCATGCGGTAGTTAAAGAAATGCGTCGTTTTCTGGAAGATATAGAAGGATTTATTGAAGTTGAAACGCCAATTTTAACTCGTTCAACTCCTGAAGGTGCGCGGGATTATTTAGTACCTTCTCGCGTTAATCCTGGACAATGGTACGCTTTACCTCAGTCACCGCAATTATTTAAGCAGTTATTAATGGTATCTGGAATCGATAGATACTATCAAATTGCTCGTTGTTTCCGCGATGAAGATTTACGCGCTGACAGACAACCGGAATTTACTCAGTTAGACATGGAAATGAGTTTTATGTCAGTTGAGGAAATTCTCGATTTAAATGAAGCTTTAGTTGGTCATATTTTTCAAGCAGTAAAAGGAATTAAATTACCTCGTCCTTTTCCGCGCTTAACTTATGCAGAAGCAATGAGTCGTTATGGTACAGATAAGCCGGATACTCGCTTTGATTTGGAATTAGTTGATGTTTCCGATATTCTTAAAGATTCTGGCTTTAAAGTATTTTCTAATGCGGTGAAAAACGGGGGAATAATTAAGGTTTTACCCGTACCAAATGGAAATGAATCTATTTCCAATGTGCGAATCAAACCCGGTGGCGATCTATTTAAAGAAGCTACGAGTATGGGTGCTGGTGGAATAGCTTATATTCGCGTTAAAGAAGCAGGTAAAATTGATACTATCGGCGCAATTAAAGATAACTTGAGCGAGGAACAAAAGCAAGAATTATTAACCAGAACTGGCGCAAAACCAGGACATTTATTACTTTTTGGTGCGGGAGATACTGCGATTGTTAATAAATCTTTAGATCGCCTCCGCATGGTTATTGGCGAACAGTTAGGATTAATTGATGAAAGTAAAATTAACTTGCTTTGGGTGACAGAATTTCCGATGTTTGAATGGAATGAAGATGAAAAGCGTCTCGAAGCTTTGCATCACCCCTTTACTGCACCTTATCCCGAAGACATTGACGAGATCGAAACTGCACGCGCCCAAGCTTACGATTTAGTTTACAATGGTTTAGAAATTGGCGGCGGAAGTTTGCGTATTTATCAACGCGAAATCCAAGAAAAAGTTTTTGAGGCAATTAACTTGACAAAAGAAGAAGCTTATGGTAGATTTGGCTTCTTATTACAAGCATTTGAATATGGTACACCGCCTCATGGTGGGATAGCCTACGGTTTGGATCGTCTGGTAATGTTGTTAGCAGGAGAAGAGTCTATTCGAGAGGTAATGGCTTTTCCGAAAACACAACAAGCGCGATCGCTACTTACTGATGCACCTTCTTCGGTTAGCGATCGCCAACTTAAAGAATTATACGTTGCTTCGACCTACGAACCTGAAGAAGATTAG
- a CDS encoding tellurite resistance TerB family protein: MGLFDRFRQSGNLAQNQVTLGPAEAFAAIVLIVVAADGYLADEEISLLNTVLGRMRMYRSYSGDVMRRMFDKLCGILRRQGNEVLFNAAIASLPHDLYDTTFAIATDLVLADGEVTPEEEALLGSLCRALEIPDETVNQIINVMLIKNKG, from the coding sequence ATGGGTTTATTCGATCGCTTTCGTCAATCTGGAAATCTCGCGCAGAATCAAGTTACACTTGGACCTGCGGAAGCTTTTGCAGCTATTGTTTTAATCGTTGTCGCGGCTGACGGTTATCTCGCTGATGAGGAAATTAGTTTACTGAATACAGTCTTAGGACGGATGCGAATGTATCGTAGCTATTCAGGGGATGTGATGCGACGGATGTTTGACAAACTCTGTGGAATCTTGCGTCGTCAAGGTAACGAAGTCTTGTTTAACGCAGCGATCGCTTCTTTACCTCACGATTTGTATGATACCACTTTCGCGATCGCTACTGACCTGGTTTTAGCTGATGGTGAAGTTACCCCAGAAGAAGAAGCACTCTTAGGTAGTTTATGTCGCGCATTAGAAATACCCGACGAAACTGTCAATCAAATTATTAACGTCATGTTAATTAAAAATAAGGGTTGA
- a CDS encoding phytochelatin synthase family protein: MSASSTSNFLRKLFERIPLPVAIIIGVWAANGVLLPLYLQKWNSSSQSQVEVDSSALLEIDKGQQVPAVREKLPLTENLINFNSTAGEKLLFESEARADYLPLSIHFVTQTNQAFCGVASMVMVLNALDIPAPEAPEYKPYDIFTQKNFFNKQTDKIISAKKVSRQGLTLAELAGLLATYPVKTEVHHGGDLTLDEFRSLIVNNLGQTDNFVIVNYLRKAIGQETGGHISPIAAYDKDTDRLLILDVSRYKYPPVWVETEELWLATRTLDSVSNKTRGLVLVSDR; this comes from the coding sequence ATGAGCGCTAGTAGCACCTCAAATTTTTTACGCAAGCTTTTTGAACGGATACCCTTACCTGTAGCTATTATTATCGGAGTTTGGGCTGCTAATGGGGTATTATTACCACTGTATCTTCAAAAGTGGAATAGTTCTTCACAATCGCAAGTTGAGGTAGATAGTTCAGCATTATTAGAAATAGATAAAGGTCAACAAGTTCCTGCGGTTAGAGAGAAATTACCCTTAACAGAAAATTTAATTAATTTTAACTCAACTGCGGGAGAAAAGTTACTTTTTGAAAGCGAAGCAAGAGCAGATTATTTACCTTTAAGTATTCATTTTGTTACCCAAACTAATCAAGCTTTTTGTGGTGTTGCGAGTATGGTGATGGTTTTGAATGCACTTGATATTCCCGCTCCAGAAGCCCCGGAATACAAGCCTTATGACATTTTTACCCAAAAAAACTTTTTCAACAAGCAGACGGATAAAATAATTAGTGCTAAGAAGGTTTCTCGTCAGGGGCTGACCCTTGCAGAATTGGCAGGTTTGTTAGCAACTTATCCGGTAAAAACAGAAGTACATCATGGTGGAGATTTGACACTAGATGAATTTCGTTCGCTAATTGTTAATAATTTGGGACAAACTGATAACTTTGTAATTGTGAATTATTTACGCAAAGCTATCGGTCAAGAAACAGGTGGACATATTTCCCCGATCGCGGCGTATGATAAAGATACCGATCGTCTCTTGATTTTAGATGTGTCTCGCTACAAGTACCCCCCAGTTTGGGTAGAAACTGAAGAACTTTGGTTAGCAACACGGACGCTAGACTCAGTATCAAATAAGACACGGGGTTTAGTTTTGGTTAGCGATCGCTAG
- a CDS encoding YiiX/YebB-like N1pC/P60 family cysteine hydrolase has translation MSRQQKLRFNLAYLAAACLSLLSSGILLSVAFPANKHKSPDYIKTVDYQLFQTGDIIFRGGNSLLSQAVTSADAGSPFSHVGLVKIIGDRPFVIHASTGETFDDGTVKIDSLEAFLAKDNASVVAIYRLQVSEATISQLAAEIATSYAQENLAFDAEFDLTTPDKLYCTELIWRAYLTAGIDLTDGKFDKLQLPMRQGEYLLPSRLLSSQYLKQVYFFQLER, from the coding sequence GTGAGCAGACAGCAAAAGCTAAGATTTAATTTAGCCTATCTCGCTGCTGCTTGTTTATCCCTCCTCAGTAGTGGAATTTTGCTATCTGTTGCTTTCCCCGCTAACAAACACAAGTCTCCCGACTACATCAAAACTGTAGATTACCAATTATTCCAGACAGGAGACATAATTTTTCGCGGGGGAAATAGCTTACTTTCCCAAGCAGTAACTTCAGCCGACGCTGGTTCTCCATTTTCTCATGTTGGCTTAGTTAAAATTATCGGCGATCGTCCTTTTGTTATTCACGCATCTACTGGAGAAACCTTTGACGACGGGACAGTAAAAATTGATTCCTTAGAAGCATTCTTAGCCAAAGATAACGCTTCGGTTGTTGCAATTTATCGTTTACAAGTATCAGAAGCAACCATTTCCCAACTAGCCGCCGAAATTGCGACAAGTTATGCACAAGAAAATTTAGCTTTCGATGCAGAATTCGATTTAACTACCCCAGATAAATTATATTGCACCGAATTAATTTGGAGAGCATATTTAACCGCAGGGATCGATCTCACAGACGGCAAATTTGACAAATTGCAACTTCCGATGCGTCAGGGAGAATATCTGTTACCCAGTCGTTTGTTATCTAGTCAGTATCTCAAACAAGTTTATTTTTTCCAACTAGAAAGGTAG